One genomic segment of Pedobacter endophyticus includes these proteins:
- a CDS encoding endoribonuclease, whose protein sequence is MIAKSYISASLHELEKLYLHSKSQKKTIYFSKMALIELCGWIEETFDDIVVRHANRNLLSSHNRDYCKKSIVKKNNGFHYENNVRPMFISLIGLIEVEKLENELEKTARITLLKSYLENLKGIRNDAAHTHLKGITKTYNAPSKIMGDYINILSILEEIDKWLRNA, encoded by the coding sequence ATGATTGCTAAATCCTACATCAGCGCATCTCTTCATGAACTTGAAAAGCTCTATCTACATTCTAAGAGCCAAAAGAAAACGATTTATTTTTCCAAAATGGCTTTAATAGAACTGTGCGGATGGATTGAGGAAACATTTGACGATATTGTAGTTCGTCATGCGAATAGAAATTTATTAAGCTCGCATAATAGGGACTATTGCAAGAAGTCAATAGTAAAAAAAAACAATGGATTCCATTATGAAAACAATGTACGTCCAATGTTTATCAGTCTCATCGGCCTGATTGAAGTCGAAAAGTTGGAAAATGAACTGGAGAAGACAGCAAGAATAACTTTACTTAAATCCTATTTAGAAAATCTGAAAGGAATTAGAAATGACGCAGCACATACCCATCTAAAAGGAATCACGAAGACATATAATGCTCCCTCAAAAATAATGGGGGATTATATAAATATCCTTTCAATTCTAGAAGAAATTGACAAATGGCTAAGAAATGCTTAA
- a CDS encoding DUF262 domain-containing protein, which produces MIEETENIETVEDLLHFEGLQEETDDYNELPPEDIVAYNELRSCADLLRMYQSGQLEIKPDFQRDIVWSNTMQTRLVDSVVKQLPIPSLCISLDYKTQERFVIDGLQRISSIVKFLDAEVTNEWKLSKLEDIDDRISGKTNVFIKIRYNDLYTKVQNTVLPITVLRCDYSKKSHMNYLFTIFHRLNTGGSKLSNQEIRNCIYNGSFNTFLKKAVTSDIYTSVFDVHPQQIDRFSNEELVLRFIAFTYNVTSYKGQLAKFLNEFMDHNKRATLEKIDEYMDLFTRTMSILYVRILQNNPIQRLSKATTEALFVGIARNINALEQIQEDDELMAKYHDLLEDQLFSLDSLKEGLAQKDKVITRINRAIEIFS; this is translated from the coding sequence ATGATTGAAGAGACAGAAAACATCGAAACCGTAGAGGACCTACTGCATTTCGAGGGTCTTCAAGAAGAAACTGATGATTATAACGAACTTCCTCCGGAAGACATTGTAGCTTATAACGAATTACGTTCTTGTGCTGACTTATTACGCATGTACCAAAGTGGTCAGCTTGAGATAAAACCTGACTTCCAAAGAGACATTGTTTGGTCGAATACTATGCAAACCAGATTGGTAGACTCCGTCGTTAAGCAACTTCCAATTCCCAGCCTTTGTATAAGCCTTGATTACAAAACACAAGAAAGATTTGTAATTGATGGATTACAACGAATTTCAAGCATTGTAAAGTTTTTAGATGCAGAAGTAACAAATGAATGGAAGCTTTCCAAATTGGAAGATATCGACGACCGCATTTCCGGAAAAACCAATGTCTTTATTAAAATAAGATATAACGACCTCTATACCAAAGTCCAAAATACTGTTTTACCAATAACGGTTTTGAGGTGTGATTATTCAAAAAAGAGCCATATGAACTATTTGTTTACTATTTTTCATAGACTAAATACCGGAGGTAGTAAACTTTCTAATCAAGAAATAAGAAATTGCATTTATAATGGATCATTCAATACATTTCTAAAAAAGGCGGTAACTTCAGATATTTACACTTCTGTTTTCGATGTACATCCTCAGCAAATTGATCGCTTCTCAAACGAAGAACTAGTTCTGAGATTTATCGCTTTTACATATAATGTTACGTCTTACAAGGGCCAGCTAGCTAAATTCTTAAATGAATTTATGGATCACAATAAAAGAGCTACATTAGAAAAAATTGATGAGTATATGGATCTTTTTACTCGGACAATGTCAATCTTATACGTAAGAATATTGCAAAATAATCCGATCCAAAGATTAAGTAAAGCCACAACAGAAGCTCTTTTCGTTGGCATTGCTAGAAATATAAATGCACTTGAACAGATTCAAGAGGATGACGAGCTAATGGCAAAATATCATGACCTTCTGGAAGACCAGCTATTCTCTTTAGACAGTCTTAAAGAAGGACTTGCTCAAAAAGATAAGGTTATCACCCGCATCAATAGAGCAATAGAAATTTTTAGTTAA
- a CDS encoding TonB-dependent receptor domain-containing protein — MKTIRLLAAMLLVLAGLSNANAQKKNIITETFRVNGECIQCQNRIESALRSFGTDKASWSIETKMLTVSYDSTKLSKAKIEKRLADVGHDTEDFKADAKTYESLPSCCHYYRNNMPVSTGLTPNSSREQGADMQTIRGVILEESKQAGPVPLVGATIYCIGTNHISTTDSEGAFSLQCALPTQVAVSYVGYKPDTLNVNSTDDLKIILKPSSAANLNEVTVTGKNPTTYISSLSTLNTLNIGSMELTKAACCNLSESFETSPSVDVTYSDAVTGIKQIQLLGLSGNYTQITTENTPEIRGLAGSYGLTFIPGPWIEGIQVTKGTGSVVNGFESIAGQINVEELKPDKMDRLFVNAYANEAGRLETTTNLSQVINDNWSTALLLHANGVGTRNDNNDDGFLDIPKGRQLNVINRWQYANTKGVFAQFAIKALSDRRQAGQTDFDAATDKLTTNQYGVGIDVSQYGLSGKLGYIFPQQKYKSIGFIFSAHRYNNSSYYGLTSYNAKQNSVYANLIYQSIIGTTNHKFRTGLSFIDDRYNETYNIENFKRKEIVPGAFFEYTYAASDKFTAIGGLRFDYHNAYGLMTTPRLHLKYDFTPQTNLRFSVGSGFRTANIFAENSGLFASARQYSILNPTSNYGYGLSPEKAWNYGFNFVRKFKLNNRSGAFSFDAYRTSFTNQVVVDVDASPQEINFYNLKGKSFSNSLQAEFNYELIKKLDVRLAYRWLDVRTNYHGTVLEKPLIAKHRAFVNLAYEASKQWKFDLTTQWLSKKRLPYTGSNPSDKQLGLYSPAFVQMSAQVTKQFGDKWDVYVGAENLTNFKQQNPIVSADQPFSPYFDGSMVWGPIYGRMVYVGMRFRIK, encoded by the coding sequence ATGAAAACAATAAGATTATTGGCTGCAATGCTATTGGTGCTGGCTGGCCTCTCAAATGCAAATGCACAAAAAAAGAACATCATTACCGAAACCTTTAGGGTTAATGGCGAGTGTATACAGTGCCAAAACAGAATCGAAAGTGCACTCAGAAGCTTTGGAACGGATAAAGCCAGCTGGAGCATCGAAACCAAAATGCTTACAGTTAGTTACGATAGCACAAAGTTATCGAAAGCTAAAATCGAAAAAAGATTGGCTGATGTTGGGCATGACACAGAAGATTTCAAGGCAGATGCTAAGACTTATGAAAGCCTGCCATCTTGTTGCCACTATTATAGGAACAATATGCCCGTGAGCACCGGGTTAACGCCAAACAGTTCACGAGAGCAAGGTGCCGACATGCAGACCATTCGCGGTGTGATTTTGGAAGAAAGCAAGCAGGCCGGACCGGTACCGCTTGTTGGCGCTACAATTTATTGCATTGGCACAAACCACATCAGTACCACAGATAGCGAGGGTGCTTTTTCTTTGCAATGTGCCCTACCAACCCAGGTTGCGGTTAGTTATGTTGGTTATAAACCCGACACGCTGAACGTTAACTCAACGGATGATCTGAAGATCATTTTAAAGCCTTCATCGGCCGCAAACCTGAATGAAGTTACCGTTACCGGAAAAAACCCTACAACCTATATTTCATCGTTGAGTACGCTTAACACGCTTAATATTGGCAGCATGGAATTAACCAAGGCGGCTTGCTGTAACCTGAGCGAGAGTTTTGAAACCAGTCCTTCGGTTGATGTAACCTATAGCGATGCCGTTACGGGCATTAAACAGATTCAATTATTGGGCTTATCGGGCAATTACACGCAAATTACCACCGAAAACACACCTGAAATCCGTGGGCTGGCAGGCAGCTATGGCCTAACTTTTATCCCCGGGCCGTGGATAGAGGGCATACAGGTTACAAAGGGTACTGGCTCGGTGGTAAATGGCTTTGAGAGTATTGCAGGTCAGATTAATGTGGAAGAACTGAAGCCTGACAAAATGGATCGGCTTTTTGTAAATGCTTATGCGAACGAAGCCGGGCGACTGGAAACGACCACTAACCTATCGCAGGTTATTAACGATAATTGGAGCACGGCCCTGCTTTTGCATGCAAATGGCGTGGGCACAAGGAACGACAATAATGACGATGGTTTTTTAGATATCCCCAAGGGGAGGCAACTTAACGTGATAAATCGTTGGCAGTATGCCAACACCAAGGGCGTTTTTGCTCAGTTTGCCATTAAGGCATTAAGCGATCGCAGGCAGGCGGGGCAAACAGATTTTGATGCCGCTACGGATAAGCTGACTACAAACCAGTATGGTGTAGGCATCGATGTATCGCAATATGGGCTTTCGGGTAAACTGGGCTACATATTTCCGCAACAGAAATACAAGAGCATTGGCTTTATCTTTTCTGCCCATCGCTATAACAATAGCTCGTACTATGGTTTAACAAGCTACAATGCCAAGCAAAATTCGGTTTATGCCAATCTTATTTATCAATCTATTATTGGCACTACCAATCATAAGTTTCGTACGGGCTTAAGCTTTATTGATGATCGTTATAACGAAACCTATAATATCGAAAATTTTAAACGTAAGGAGATTGTACCGGGTGCCTTTTTCGAATACACGTATGCGGCTAGCGACAAGTTTACGGCCATTGGGGGCTTACGGTTCGATTATCATAACGCGTATGGTTTGATGACTACGCCCCGACTGCATTTAAAATATGATTTTACACCGCAAACAAATCTTCGCTTCTCTGTGGGTTCGGGCTTTAGAACTGCTAATATTTTTGCCGAAAACTCGGGCCTTTTTGCTAGTGCCCGGCAATACAGCATCTTAAATCCTACTTCTAATTATGGTTACGGCCTCTCGCCCGAAAAGGCGTGGAATTACGGCTTTAACTTTGTGCGTAAGTTTAAGCTGAATAACCGTTCTGGCGCTTTTAGCTTTGATGCTTACCGTACCAGTTTCACTAACCAAGTGGTGGTTGATGTTGATGCCAGTCCGCAGGAGATCAATTTTTATAACCTAAAAGGAAAATCGTTCAGCAATAGTCTACAGGCCGAATTTAACTATGAACTGATTAAAAAGCTGGATGTTCGCCTGGCGTATCGTTGGTTGGATGTGCGAACAAATTACCACGGTACGGTACTGGAGAAACCGTTGATTGCCAAGCATAGGGCATTTGTAAATTTGGCTTACGAAGCCTCGAAACAATGGAAGTTTGACCTGACTACGCAATGGCTGAGTAAAAAACGTTTGCCTTATACGGGCAGCAACCCGAGCGATAAGCAATTGGGGCTTTACTCGCCTGCCTTTGTGCAAATGAGCGCTCAGGTAACCAAGCAGTTCGGAGATAAATGGGATGTGTATGTGGGTGCTGAAAACCTGACGAATTTTAAGCAGCAAAACCCAATTGTTTCGGCCGACCAGCCGTTTAGTCCTTATTTTGATGGTTCGATGGTTTGGGGACCTATTTACGGCCGGATGGTATATGTTGGCATGCGGTTTAGGATTAAATAG
- a CDS encoding VOC family protein, whose protein sequence is MKKTLLIVLIVTASFISGFAFKALIGGDNLTEPKLKRVTGIGGIFFKCKDPKRIMEWYRTHLGLNTSAYGATFEWFESADSTTKAQTQWAPFLERTKYFEPSTKDFMINYRVDNLKALIAELKKENVTIVDSVSTYDYGKFVHIMDVEGNKIELWEPKK, encoded by the coding sequence ATGAAAAAAACGTTATTAATAGTTCTCATAGTTACGGCATCTTTCATTTCGGGTTTTGCCTTTAAGGCTTTGATTGGCGGAGATAACTTAACGGAGCCGAAGCTTAAAAGGGTAACGGGCATTGGGGGTATTTTCTTCAAGTGCAAAGACCCAAAAAGGATAATGGAATGGTACCGCACGCATTTGGGATTAAATACGAGTGCCTACGGAGCAACATTCGAATGGTTTGAAAGCGCCGACAGCACGACGAAAGCACAAACACAATGGGCGCCGTTTTTAGAACGAACAAAATACTTTGAACCTTCGACAAAGGATTTCATGATCAATTACAGGGTTGATAATCTGAAGGCGCTTATTGCTGAATTAAAAAAAGAGAACGTAACCATTGTCGATTCGGTTTCTACTTATGATTATGGCAAATTCGTTCATATTATGGATGTGGAGGGAAATAAAATAGAGCTTTGGGAACCTAAGAAATAA
- a CDS encoding UvrD-helicase domain-containing protein, translating to MNFTAEQVDIINSTGNIKINAVAGSGKTTTVIAYAKARPTSSKILYLAFNKSVKIEAAKKFTEKGLYNVKVETAHSLAYKHIVYQNNYKVRAQGYKINEIVDILNLQGNDEKHTEYVIANHINKFVAYFCNSDKRKVQDLNYLDTVTDLKAQAFVSSFYAYIVAQARLLLSMMDKGKIEITHDFYLKKFQLANPKLQYDYILFDEGQDASPAMLDVFFKQSATKVIVGDTHQQIYGWRFAVNSLEKADFKTFHLSTSFRFSQDIANLAMEVLRLKKHLHAFQTVPITGKGRAKKIKTKAVLARTNLGLLLKAIEYVTEKKDIKNIYFEGNINSYTYADEGASLYDVLNLYNGKRHLIKDKLIRAMKTLEELEDYIEKTEDVQLAMMVDIVREYGNRIPEIIKSIKDKHVDNDEKEKAEMIFSTVHRCKGMEYDAIQLVNDFITEEKLEKYQEGKKPEELNLTKLNEEINLLYVAVTRTKNSIHIPETLMPKGFPPAKQIHVVKVSGTNEKQPAKTVNVSKLKAKAEKTYSVEEARIINKDAYKPWTSELDNELTVMFCEGVNPKDMAIHFGRTRGAILSRIKQLELEQLYG from the coding sequence ATGAATTTTACAGCTGAACAAGTGGACATCATCAATTCGACAGGCAACATTAAAATAAATGCTGTTGCCGGTTCGGGTAAAACTACAACGGTTATCGCTTATGCTAAGGCGAGGCCAACAAGCAGTAAAATATTGTACCTGGCCTTTAACAAATCGGTAAAAATTGAGGCCGCTAAAAAATTTACCGAAAAGGGGTTGTACAATGTAAAAGTAGAAACTGCGCACTCGCTGGCTTACAAGCACATTGTATATCAAAACAACTACAAAGTAAGGGCGCAAGGATATAAGATCAACGAAATTGTGGATATTTTAAATCTGCAAGGCAATGATGAAAAACATACTGAATATGTTATCGCCAATCATATCAATAAATTTGTGGCTTATTTTTGCAATAGCGATAAACGAAAGGTGCAGGATTTGAATTACCTTGATACGGTAACGGATTTAAAGGCTCAGGCATTTGTTTCATCGTTCTACGCGTATATTGTTGCGCAAGCCCGGCTTTTGTTGAGTATGATGGATAAAGGTAAAATTGAGATCACACACGATTTTTATCTCAAAAAGTTTCAGCTTGCAAATCCAAAACTTCAGTACGATTATATTCTTTTTGATGAGGGGCAAGATGCGTCGCCTGCCATGCTCGACGTTTTCTTTAAGCAAAGTGCTACCAAAGTGATTGTTGGCGACACACATCAGCAAATTTACGGTTGGCGCTTCGCCGTTAACTCACTCGAAAAAGCCGATTTTAAAACCTTTCACCTATCAACCAGCTTTCGGTTTAGTCAAGATATTGCCAATTTAGCAATGGAAGTACTGCGTCTTAAAAAGCATCTCCATGCCTTTCAAACTGTGCCGATAACGGGGAAAGGTCGTGCAAAGAAAATCAAGACTAAAGCAGTTTTGGCGAGGACTAATCTTGGCCTCTTGCTTAAAGCTATTGAATACGTAACCGAGAAAAAGGATATTAAAAACATTTATTTTGAGGGTAACATCAACTCTTACACTTATGCTGACGAGGGTGCATCGCTGTACGACGTGTTAAACCTTTACAACGGCAAGAGGCATCTGATTAAAGATAAGCTGATCAGAGCGATGAAAACACTTGAAGAATTAGAGGATTACATCGAAAAAACCGAAGATGTGCAATTGGCGATGATGGTTGATATTGTTCGCGAGTATGGCAATAGGATTCCTGAAATCATCAAAAGCATTAAAGATAAACATGTTGATAATGATGAAAAAGAAAAGGCAGAAATGATTTTCTCGACCGTACATCGTTGTAAGGGCATGGAATATGACGCGATTCAGCTGGTAAACGATTTTATAACTGAAGAGAAGTTGGAGAAATACCAGGAGGGGAAGAAACCGGAAGAGCTAAACTTAACGAAACTGAATGAGGAAATTAACTTGCTGTATGTGGCGGTAACGCGAACAAAGAATAGTATTCACATTCCTGAAACCTTGATGCCGAAGGGTTTCCCTCCAGCTAAGCAAATTCATGTTGTAAAGGTTTCAGGCACTAATGAAAAACAACCAGCAAAAACTGTTAATGTTAGCAAACTTAAAGCTAAGGCCGAAAAAACCTACTCCGTTGAGGAAGCAAGAATAATTAATAAGGATGCTTATAAGCCATGGACTTCTGAACTGGATAACGAATTAACGGTGATGTTTTGCGAAGGCGTAAACCCGAAGGATATGGCCATACATTTTGGCCGGACAAGGGGAGCGATTTTATCACGGATTAAACAATTGGAACTTGAGCAATTGTACGGATAA
- a CDS encoding PepSY-like domain-containing protein, producing the protein MKNKGTFLAAFLLLAGIASSNAQDIDKNKVPAAVKSAFMKAYPKATDVDWEMKGSNYEADFDLAKVDYKATYTSAGKAISFEKDIPNSQLPALIVKNIKAKYPQGRIDDVDLINTGGKISYKVDIEGTPDVNVWYTADGKFVKELAD; encoded by the coding sequence ATGAAAAACAAGGGTACATTTTTGGCAGCATTCCTTTTGTTAGCAGGAATAGCCAGTAGCAATGCACAAGATATAGATAAGAATAAGGTTCCGGCGGCTGTTAAATCAGCGTTTATGAAAGCCTATCCAAAAGCAACCGATGTAGATTGGGAAATGAAAGGCAGTAATTATGAAGCCGATTTTGACCTGGCAAAAGTAGATTATAAAGCGACTTACACCTCAGCCGGGAAAGCCATATCCTTTGAAAAAGATATTCCAAATAGCCAGTTGCCAGCTTTAATAGTCAAGAATATCAAGGCTAAATATCCACAAGGAAGAATTGATGATGTAGATTTGATTAATACCGGAGGGAAGATTTCGTACAAGGTAGATATTGAGGGTACGCCCGATGTTAACGTTTGGTACACCGCCGATGGTAAGTTTGTTAAGGAGTTGGCCGATTAA
- a CDS encoding DNA helicase PriA, whose protein sequence is MEDYSPQKSELKKTCVNCGAELTYAPGTTELKCGYCGYNESIALPKKDFEELELKPYLQKMGSQQHSEKISMLNCKNCGANQHIEENYKSLSCIYCGMPLVVEDSYEEEWILPGAVLPFQIDQRKAFEIFRTWVKGLWFAPNNLKKAALDPEKTRGLYLPYWTFDAELYANYTGERGEYYYVTRTVGSGKDEKTVQERRTRWYDVSGSVSGFLDDTLIKASNQRTGVVPQKIAFWNLDLLKPFDSSYLLGFVTEKYTIPLVTGHQQSNEVAESIADGWVRKDIGGDTQRVSSVDMRLTNETFKHILLPVYISSYQYNGKRYVFYVNGQTGVISGQRPHSFWKIFFFVLFILAIIGVIAMFAG, encoded by the coding sequence ATGGAAGATTACTCACCTCAAAAATCAGAGCTTAAAAAAACTTGCGTCAATTGCGGCGCTGAGCTTACCTACGCACCGGGAACTACGGAGCTGAAATGCGGATATTGCGGGTACAATGAATCCATTGCATTGCCAAAAAAAGATTTTGAGGAACTGGAGCTCAAGCCTTATCTGCAAAAAATGGGTTCGCAGCAGCATAGCGAAAAAATCAGTATGCTCAACTGCAAAAACTGTGGCGCCAATCAGCATATCGAAGAAAATTATAAATCGCTCTCCTGCATTTATTGTGGCATGCCGCTGGTTGTTGAAGACTCCTATGAGGAGGAATGGATTCTTCCCGGAGCGGTACTTCCATTTCAAATTGACCAAAGGAAAGCATTCGAGATTTTCAGAACCTGGGTTAAGGGGCTCTGGTTTGCACCAAATAATCTTAAAAAAGCAGCCCTCGATCCTGAAAAAACCCGAGGGCTTTACTTGCCCTACTGGACTTTTGATGCTGAACTGTATGCTAATTATACCGGCGAGCGAGGTGAATATTATTATGTTACGCGAACGGTTGGCAGCGGAAAGGACGAAAAAACAGTTCAGGAGCGGCGAACCCGCTGGTACGATGTATCGGGAAGTGTCTCGGGCTTTCTCGATGACACTTTAATAAAGGCTTCGAACCAAAGAACGGGTGTGGTTCCTCAAAAAATTGCTTTCTGGAATCTCGATTTGCTTAAACCCTTTGATAGTAGTTATCTATTGGGCTTTGTTACAGAAAAATACACCATCCCTCTTGTAACGGGGCACCAGCAAAGCAATGAGGTGGCTGAAAGCATTGCTGATGGCTGGGTTAGAAAAGATATCGGTGGCGATACACAACGGGTATCGTCGGTTGATATGAGGCTGACAAACGAAACGTTTAAGCACATTTTACTTCCTGTTTATATTAGCAGCTACCAATACAACGGCAAACGTTATGTGTTTTATGTTAACGGGCAAACGGGCGTAATATCCGGTCAAAGGCCACATTCTTTTTGGAAGATCTTCTTTTTTGTGCTTTTCATATTAGCCATAATTGGCGTTATAGCAATGTTTGCGGGTTAG
- a CDS encoding HYC_CC_PP family protein has protein sequence MKRILIIAILTVYSIASFGISVNHFYCCGKLKEVSLAANVGAKCLGEQSSKGCCENKTVTVKLKADQKSNSQSIFHFDPPFPSHLVSTAYSFFPNVAIAARTHVIYSEPNRSDRLPRHLFFCVFII, from the coding sequence TTGAAACGTATTTTAATCATAGCTATTTTGACCGTTTATTCCATTGCATCATTTGGGATAAGCGTAAATCATTTCTACTGCTGTGGAAAACTAAAAGAGGTTTCACTTGCTGCCAATGTTGGCGCTAAATGTCTCGGTGAACAATCTTCAAAGGGCTGTTGTGAAAATAAAACGGTAACGGTAAAATTAAAGGCCGACCAAAAAAGTAATAGTCAATCTATTTTCCATTTCGACCCTCCTTTTCCGTCGCATTTGGTTTCAACAGCTTATTCTTTCTTCCCGAATGTGGCCATCGCTGCCCGTACACACGTTATTTATAGCGAGCCGAACCGCTCCGATCGACTTCCACGACATTTATTCTTCTGCGTTTTCATTATATAA
- a CDS encoding SPFH domain-containing protein translates to MGIFDKIREKLSNEFIDIIEWLDYTPDTICYRFERYQNEIKNNAKLIVREGQTAVFINEGKMADVFAPGTYTLSTQNLPILATLQGWKYGFNSPFKAEVYFVNTHLFTDEKWGTKNPITLNDDRFGLIELRAFGTYAYRIKDAGKFIVDIVGTDNNFTNFEINEHLKSLIATRFTDTVGEAKLPIELYAANTNELSETCMQVMQPDFLSVGISLEKFFIENVSMPEDLKKEIFEYSRIEKVDLDKLTKFKTAKAIEAAAANEGGTAGAGMGMGMGFAMAQQMGTMMNPQTGQQQTAQAHTMPPPVPQTVQYFYAANGQQAGPVSFGELQTLFAGRTVNKDTLVWKAGLAEWVPLQQVDELKPFLGGSTPPPLPQ, encoded by the coding sequence ATGGGCATTTTCGACAAAATAAGAGAAAAACTAAGTAATGAATTTATCGACATTATCGAATGGCTGGATTACACGCCCGATACGATTTGTTACCGTTTTGAGCGCTACCAAAACGAGATAAAAAACAACGCCAAGCTGATTGTTCGCGAAGGGCAAACCGCGGTTTTTATAAATGAGGGCAAAATGGCGGATGTTTTTGCACCCGGCACTTACACGCTTAGCACGCAGAACCTTCCGATTTTAGCTACCTTACAAGGCTGGAAATATGGTTTCAACAGTCCGTTTAAGGCTGAGGTTTATTTTGTAAACACGCATTTGTTTACTGATGAGAAATGGGGAACCAAAAATCCGATCACTTTAAACGATGATCGTTTTGGGCTGATCGAGCTTCGTGCTTTTGGAACTTATGCCTACCGGATAAAGGATGCCGGGAAATTTATTGTAGATATTGTTGGTACAGATAACAATTTCACCAATTTCGAAATCAACGAACATTTAAAAAGCCTAATTGCTACAAGATTTACTGATACCGTTGGCGAGGCAAAGCTTCCGATAGAGTTGTATGCCGCAAATACCAATGAGCTTTCTGAAACTTGTATGCAGGTAATGCAGCCCGATTTCCTTAGCGTGGGCATTTCATTAGAAAAATTCTTTATCGAGAATGTTTCGATGCCTGAGGATCTTAAAAAAGAAATTTTCGAATACAGCCGGATCGAGAAAGTTGATTTGGATAAGCTGACCAAATTTAAGACCGCTAAAGCCATTGAAGCTGCTGCTGCAAATGAGGGTGGCACCGCGGGCGCCGGTATGGGCATGGGCATGGGTTTTGCCATGGCACAGCAAATGGGTACGATGATGAACCCGCAAACCGGGCAACAGCAAACGGCTCAAGCGCACACAATGCCGCCACCTGTGCCTCAAACGGTTCAATATTTTTATGCGGCAAATGGCCAGCAGGCCGGCCCGGTAAGTTTTGGCGAGCTACAAACGTTGTTTGCAGGCAGAACGGTAAATAAAGATACGCTGGTTTGGAAAGCGGGACTTGCGGAATGGGTACCGCTGCAACAAGTAGATGAGCTTAAGCCGTTTTTAGGCGGCAGCACTCCTCCCCCGCTTCCACAGTAA